Genomic window (Streptococcus porcinus):
TGCGGACAGATTCGGTGCAGAGCCACCGACTGCATTAGCACCTGCTGGGACCCTATTTTCAGCTCCAGCTGCTTGTCCTGAGTTATTACCCACGGAGGCTTCAGCTTCTTTAGCTGCTTTTTCTTTTTCAGCTGTGGCTTTATCTTCAACTTGCTTACGACCATCAGCAATTGCTGACTGTAATAATTTATCTAAAGAGGCATTGCCTGTTTTTAAAATATCGCCTTTGATGTCATCAAAATTAGCAGCTGTTTTAATGGTGGCAGAGACTTTTGCGCCATCTTTAATAGCTTCTGTTGAAAACTTGGCATTAACCGCTTGGATAGCATCTATTTGTTTTTTCAGTAAATCAAATTTACCTTTTGCCTCTTCATAATAAGCAGTATCTTTTAGTTTTTCTAACTTCTTAGCTAAGTCATCAATTTTTGAAAATTGACTATTTTTAAGCTTGGTCATTTCGGCATCCATATAGAAAGCTTTCAACTCATTGTTAAAGACCTTGTTATCGGATTTTGCTTTTTGGGCAATTGTTTCTTTAGCACTGGATTGCTGACTGGTCGAATTGCCTGAAGTTTGAGATGATTTTTGGTCTTTAAATATATTGAAACCTAATACCAAACTCGCTATTACAAGAAGCAGAGCTAACAAAATTCCTATCAGTTTCTTTTTAGAAGATTTTTGCCGGCTGGCTTCATCGTTGAAATATTCAGGAGTATCAAGCTCACTTGGTACAACAATATTTTCAGTTGGCCCAGGAACAATCGAAGGAGCTGACTCAAAAGGACTAACCTTAGCCTCTTTTTCCGTAACTCCAGATTTCTCTTTAGTAACTTCTTTTTGGGACTTTTCATTTGGTTCATCTAGGTCAATTAAACCTGATTGTGCTAATTCCTCTCTTTGCTTTTTAATGAAGTTATCTAAAGTTTCAGTATCTAAATCATCCATTTCTGATATTTTTGTATCAAACTTTTGAGATGCAACTTCTTCACGATGTTGTTTTATATATTTATCTAAAATACTGTCTTCGTCGGTGACACCAGCTTTTATTTCAGAATCTTTACGCACTGCTTCGCCGACAGTCATATTTTTTGCGTGGTCAATATCTAAGGTCTGACCATCTTTTTCAATATCCTTAGTATACTTTTCGTCTGCCAATTTTCTTACCTCACGATTTGACTTCTTTTCACACGTTTCCCAAAAAATTGATAAAGTTCAACTTTCATGGTACCGTTATAAAGTTTTCTTTTTTTATCTGCTTGATGGCCATATTTCTTTTCAAAACCCTCATCGCTTGTCAAAATAAATTTGCTCCAAGTTTTCAGAGGTTGGAAGGTTTGACCCATTTCATTATACAAAATGTCTACAGCTTTGTCATCAAGCAACCGTTCACCATAAAGAGGGTTGGAAATAATAACTCCATTAATTTTATCTGTTCTAAAATCTTGTAATCGCATTTGTTTAAAAACGATAACATCAGCTAAACCGGCTTCTTCCGCATTCTTTTTAGCAATTTCAATCATGCGACCATCAA
Coding sequences:
- a CDS encoding cell division site-positioning protein MapZ family protein, coding for MADEKYTKDIEKDGQTLDIDHAKNMTVGEAVRKDSEIKAGVTDEDSILDKYIKQHREEVASQKFDTKISEMDDLDTETLDNFIKKQREELAQSGLIDLDEPNEKSQKEVTKEKSGVTEKEAKVSPFESAPSIVPGPTENIVVPSELDTPEYFNDEASRQKSSKKKLIGILLALLLVIASLVLGFNIFKDQKSSQTSGNSTSQQSSAKETIAQKAKSDNKVFNNELKAFYMDAEMTKLKNSQFSKIDDLAKKLEKLKDTAYYEEAKGKFDLLKKQIDAIQAVNAKFSTEAIKDGAKVSATIKTAANFDDIKGDILKTGNASLDKLLQSAIADGRKQVEDKATAEKEKAAKEAEASVGNNSGQAAGAENRVPAGANAVGGSAPNLSAQGPAITYPSGSLANIPGLQRDRSRVPYNNAAIADSNNPSWAFNPGVLEKIIATSQARGYFSGNNYYIEPVNIINGNGYYNMFKSDGTYLFSINCKTGYFVGNASGHADALDY